A part of Deltaproteobacteria bacterium genomic DNA contains:
- a CDS encoding efflux RND transporter periplasmic adaptor subunit, translating into MRQLFVVYTLTTSVLLMQACTKSGGGKASLPPKGEVAAVVTPPAPPSPAEPAAAPVAEPAAAPVAEPAAAPVAEPAGSQAEPGTTVAKPTPGTVAPQGSSGAIDYRLTGQVSALRRSQLTFRVAGFISSVLLKPGTRAKQGEVIATLDDRDFQLRLELAKARRDSAAVQAATAEKEYQREQELKKANASTASSFDRIKSSYDVSRVALRLAQLDLEQAELAFKDTKLTAPYDCVVSTQFKFDGESVQMAPPSPVVEVYDTAEPEVTLSAPERLMGQIQSGTRLKLTIPSAGFAGAGEVLRIVPVINERSRTFQVTAKFSSYDAKVVPGSYAEASIE; encoded by the coding sequence ATGAGGCAACTTTTCGTAGTTTATACTCTGACAACATCGGTGCTACTGATGCAGGCATGTACAAAGTCTGGTGGTGGCAAGGCTTCATTGCCGCCTAAGGGCGAGGTGGCTGCCGTTGTGACCCCTCCTGCTCCCCCTTCACCTGCTGAGCCCGCAGCTGCACCAGTGGCAGAGCCCGCAGCCGCACCAGTGGCAGAGCCCGCAGCAGCGCCAGTAGCGGAGCCAGCCGGCTCCCAGGCTGAGCCAGGCACAACGGTTGCGAAACCGACTCCGGGCACAGTTGCGCCGCAAGGCAGCAGTGGCGCCATCGACTACCGCTTGACTGGTCAAGTGTCGGCGCTGCGACGCTCCCAGCTGACGTTCCGCGTTGCAGGATTTATCAGCTCTGTTCTCCTCAAGCCAGGCACTAGGGCTAAACAAGGTGAGGTGATTGCGACCCTGGACGATCGTGATTTCCAGCTGCGCCTTGAACTTGCTAAGGCTCGTCGCGATAGTGCCGCTGTACAAGCGGCAACGGCTGAGAAGGAGTATCAGCGGGAGCAAGAACTAAAAAAAGCCAACGCATCTACCGCGAGTAGTTTTGACCGTATCAAATCCAGTTATGATGTATCCCGGGTAGCCCTGCGTCTTGCTCAACTCGATTTAGAGCAGGCCGAGTTGGCGTTTAAAGATACTAAGCTGACCGCTCCCTACGACTGTGTAGTTTCGACGCAGTTCAAGTTTGATGGCGAGTCCGTGCAGATGGCGCCACCATCGCCAGTAGTTGAGGTTTACGACACAGCCGAGCCTGAGGTGACTCTGTCAGCACCCGAGCGTCTGATGGGCCAGATCCAAAGTGGGACCAGACTTAAGCTTACCATTCCATCGGCGGGATTTGCCGGAGCTGGTGAGGTTCTGAGGATCGTACCCGTGATCAACGAAAGATCGCGTACCTTCCAAGTCACGGCAAAGTTCTCTTCTTACGATGCCAAAGTGGTACCAGGATCCTACGCCGAGGCGTCGATAGAATAA